A genomic window from Silene latifolia isolate original U9 population chromosome Y, ASM4854445v1, whole genome shotgun sequence includes:
- the LOC141631083 gene encoding uncharacterized protein LOC141631083, whose protein sequence is MDKHVIFTSRDVLFQEDIFPYHTVTTKNVQSGPLSSTEDDFLVLQDEHLMFGVPNPVDSPTGGDLDVTGTQTSDILQGAGSAADNATPTDQSLVENNPTDQQVRKSDRPRRPSVLLSDYVLTKTKRGHSALHVKTLNDLTTYDKDFIISLCNVIEEHEPSTYTQASTDASWVNAMNQELKALEDNNTWELTTLPADKKAIGSKWVFKIKHKADGTVERFKARLVAKGYNQVKDKDYKFTFSPVAKFAT, encoded by the coding sequence ATGGATAAGCATGTCATTTTCACTAGTAGAGATGTTCTTTTTCAAGAGGATATCTTTCCATATCATACTGTCACAACAAAGAATGTACAGTCAGGACCATTATCATCTACTGAGGATGATTTTTTGGTCTTACAAGATGAGCATCTTATGTTTGGTGTTCCAAATCCTGTGGATAGTCCTACAGGGGGTGATTTAGATGTCACTGGCACTCAGACATCTGATATACTTCAGGGTGCTGGGTCTGCTGCTGATAATGCAACTCCTACTGATCAATCTTTAGTGGAAAATAACCCAACTGATCAGCAGGTTAGGAAGTCAGACAGACCAAGAAGACCTTCTGTTCTTCTTTCAGATTATGTGTTAACAAAGACCAAGCGAGGCCATAGTGCTCTCCATGTAAAGACTCTCAATGATTTGACTACTTATGATAAAGATTTTATCATATCCTTATGCAATGTGATAGAGGAGCATGAACCTAGCACGTATACTCAAGCTAGTACAGATGCCAGTTGGGTTAATGCAATGAATCAGGAGCTCAAGGCTCTTGAAGATAACAATACTTGGGAACTCACTACACTGCCAGCTGATAAGAAGGCTATTGGCAGTAAGTGGGTGTTCAAAATAAAGCACAAAGCTGATGGCACAGTGGAGAGGTTCAAGGCTAGATTAGTAGCCAAGGGGTATAATCAGGTGAAAGATAAAGACTACAAGTTTACATTCTCTCCTGTTGCAAAATTTGCCACTTAG
- the LOC141631085 gene encoding uncharacterized protein LOC141631085 — MPDSSETPSLYSPFDDPLFLSPTDQPSLVLSSFLFDGTSFLQWQREVVAALLSKNKSGFISGKCSLPAANGRKYNQWIRCDLLVKRWILNSIVPGLRENLQFAVSSKSLWVDIVERFGQPNILEVYELKKDLGRISQDNSPLVEYYGKLKNIWENLDHLDPIPSCTCGAMNQCSCQMLKRLVDRETQSKLLQLLMGLTSGYEHAQTNLLTMEPLPPINKALGLLQKVERQKHINDQAAEVSVEQAAFASKKRFNSKANEAGTANKRPKEDSDFGYKFCTHCEKAGHTIEECHRLKTCTFCKIKGHIQERCYKYKAFLKRKGKAGEHSSFQANNVEQLTEDQDSEYQDISPLECLPVSQQVFQDISDVPSSSSSDLKATINFVGMPLSSRVFTASLTGFNDHDWIVDTGASDHITSNIKLMNNVKILAKPVYVGLPDGTVKIVHKIGDVCLTDRITLHSVLLIPDFQQNLLSVAKLITAANLSVCFLKTKCVFQDHTSKAVAEAKRVGNLYRFRPCFIPLVQKHVSFCPNKDSYSYCQINATSIPDLALVHSRFGHSSLEKLQHVIGLNLKGIKQFHCETCVFGKHHVLPFLRSLSYAKRIFDLVHVDVWGPYKVPSLSGARSFLTVLDDHSRNTWTFLIQNKTQVPSFIKGFVAYVENQFSTSIKTIRSDNGSEFFQVQCKDFFRDKGIVHQRSIVGRPQQNGRVERKHRHLLEVARALKILSKAPIRFWGECVLTATYLINKMPVKLLGWKTPYELLFNELPSYDELRIFGTLCYATQPPTSTDKF; from the exons ATGCCAGATTCATCAGAAACACCATCTCTTTATTCTCCGTTCGATGATCCCTTGTTTCTTTCTCCTACTGATCAGCCAAGCCTGGTTTTGTCCTCTTTCTTGTTCGATGGCACCAGCTTCTTACAATGGCAACGTGAAGTTGTTGCTGCTCTGCTATCCAAGAACAAAAGTGGGTTTATTTCTGGAAAATGTTCTCTGCCTGCTGCTAATGGCAGGAAGTATAACCAATGGATTAGGTGTGATCTTTTGGTTAAGCGATGGATTCTCAATTCCATTGTTCCTGGTCTTCGTGAGAATCTGCAGTTTGCTGTTTCTTCTAAATCTCTGTGGGTTGACATTGTTGAGAGGTTTGGACAGCCAAACATCCTTGAAGTTTATGAGCTTAAGAAGGATCTTGGTCGTATCTCTCAAGATAATTCTCCTCTTGTTGAATACTATGGCAAGTTAAAGAATATCTGGGAGAATTTGGATCACCTTGATCCTATTCCATCTTGTACTTGTGGTGCCATGAATCAGTGCTCTTGTCAGATGTTAAAACGTCTGGTTGATAGAGAGACTCAGTCCAAGCTGCTGCAGTTATTGATGGGATTGACATCTGGTTATGAGCATGCTCAGACTAATCTTCTGACCATGGAACCATTACCACCCATCAATAAAGCTTTGGGGTTGTTACAAAAGGTTGAGAGGCAGAAGCATATCAATGATCAAGCTGCTGAAGTTTCTGTTGAGCAAGCTGCTTTTGCTTCCAAGAAGAGATTCAACTCCAAGGCGAATGAAGCTGGTACTGCAAATAAGCGTCCCAAGGAAGATTCTGATTTTGGATATAAGTTTTGTACTCACTGTGAGAAAGCTGGCCATACCATTGAAGAGTGTCACAGATTGAAGACTTGTACCTTCTGTAAGATTAAAGGACATATTCAAGAAAGATGCTACAAGTACAAAGCTTTCTTGAAGAGGAAGGGCAAAGCTGGTGAACATTCATCTTTTCAGGCCAATAATGTTGAACAGTTAACTGAAGATCAGGATTCTGAGTATCAGGATATTTCTCCTCTTGAATGTCTTCCTGTTTCTCAG CAAGTGTTTCAGGATATTTCTGATGTTCCTTCATCTAGTTCTTCTGATTTGAAAGCTACCATTAATTTTGTTGGTATGCCTCTTTCTTCTCGTGTGTTTACTGCTAGTCTTACTGGTTTTAATGACCATGATTGGATAGTAGATACAGGAGCATCTGATCACATCACGTCTAACATTAAATTGATGAATAATGTGAAAATTCTTGCTAAACCTGTCTATGTGGGATTACCTGATGGCACTGTCAAAATTGTGCATAAAATTGGTGATGTTTGTTTGACTGATCGTATCACCTTGCATAGTGTTTTGCTCATACCTGATTTTCAACAAAATCTCTTGTCTGTGGCTAAATTGATAACTGCTGCTAATCTGTCTGTTTGTTTCTTGAAAACCAAATGTGTCTTTCAGGACCATACAAGTAAAGCAGTTGCAGAGGCAAAGAGAGTTGGCAATCTCTATAGATTTAGACCATGTTTCATTCCTCTTGTTCAGAAACATGTTTCATTTTGTCCAAATAAGGATAGTTATTCATACTGTCAAATAAATGCTACTAGTATACCAGATTTAGCTCTTGTACATTCTCGTTTTGGTCATAGTTCTTTAGAGAAGCTTCAACATGTAATTGGACTAAATTTGAAAGGAATAAAACAATTTCATTGTGAGACTTGTGTTTTTGGTAAGCATCATGTGTTGCCTTTTCTTAGGAGCTTGTCATATGCTAAGAGAATTTTTGATTTAGTTCATGTTGATGTTTGGGGGCCATATAAGGTCCCATCTTTGTCTGGTGCTAGATCTTTTCTTACTGTGCTGGATGATCATTCACGTAATACATGGACTTTTTTGATTCAAAACAAAACACAAGTACCTAGTTTTATTAAGGGCTTTGTTGCTTATGTTGAGAATCAGTTTTCTACTTCAATTAAAACCATTAGATCAGATAATGGTTCAGAATTTTTTCAAGTTCAATGTAAAGATTTTTTTAGAGACAAGGGTATAGTGCATCAAAGAAGTATTGTAGGCAGGCCTCAACAAAATGGCCGTGTGGAGAGGAAGCATAGACATTTGCTAGAGGTTGCTAGGGCACTCAAGATTCTGTCTAAAGCACCTATAAGGTTTTGGGGTGAATGTGTCCTCACTGCCACATATTTGATCAATAAGATGCCTGTCAAGTTATTAGGATGGAAAACTCCATATGAATTACTTTTTAATGAGTTACCATCCTATGATGAGCTAAGGATTTTTGGTACTCTTTGTTATGCAACTCAACCTCCTACATCAACTGATAAGTTCTAA